A genomic stretch from Deltaproteobacteria bacterium HGW-Deltaproteobacteria-18 includes:
- a CDS encoding magnesium/cobalt efflux protein, with product MDEGPDSRLWTTLRRFFSRRGECHLEEAIQEAKDGGELQNDEMSMLLNVLQLDDKQAYEIMIPRTDIVCAEIDETITEVARKFFESGHSRLPIYKETKDQIMGVLHCKELLRFFVGDEEAPTDLASVLRPPYFIPETKNVKNILLDFQSNKQHMAIVLDEYGGTAGLVTLEDVLEEIVGDIEDEYDPIRPEDIQPIDEGTFLVSGRTILEDLHEECGILLESEQVETVGGYISEQLGRVPETDESLELQGYTFLIKEADVKQIQWVIVSKPTS from the coding sequence ATGGACGAGGGCCCTGACAGTCGACTTTGGACCACACTGAGGCGCTTTTTTTCACGCAGGGGCGAATGCCATCTGGAAGAAGCCATACAAGAGGCCAAAGACGGCGGTGAACTGCAGAACGACGAAATGTCCATGCTTTTGAACGTGCTGCAGCTTGATGACAAACAAGCATACGAAATCATGATTCCCCGCACGGACATCGTCTGTGCTGAAATCGACGAAACTATCACTGAAGTCGCCAGAAAATTCTTTGAAAGCGGGCACTCGCGCCTGCCCATCTACAAGGAAACCAAGGATCAGATAATGGGTGTGCTGCACTGCAAGGAGCTGCTGCGCTTTTTTGTCGGCGACGAAGAGGCCCCGACGGACCTGGCTTCCGTCCTGCGGCCGCCATATTTCATTCCCGAAACCAAGAACGTCAAAAACATCCTGCTTGATTTTCAGAGCAACAAACAGCACATGGCCATCGTTCTGGACGAATACGGCGGAACGGCGGGTCTGGTCACCCTAGAAGACGTGCTCGAAGAAATAGTCGGCGACATCGAGGACGAATACGACCCCATACGCCCCGAGGACATCCAGCCCATCGACGAGGGCACGTTCCTCGTTTCCGGACGAACCATCCTCGAGGACTTGCACGAGGAATGCGGCATCCTGCTGGAATCCGAACAGGTCGAAACCGTGGGCGGTTACATCAGCGAACAGCTCGGCCGCGTCCCCGAGACCGACGAATCCCTGGAGCTGCAGGGCTACACGTTTCTCATCAAGGAAGCCGATGTCAAACAGATCCAATGGGTTATCGTCTCCAAGCCAACATCCTGA
- a CDS encoding radical SAM protein, protein MTKNGHTLFRPPAEAYSALIRVADGCPHNSCAFCAMYRGVAYRVHDQASVNRSIALAAAQDPGARRIFLADGDVLALPAAMLEMILDTARASFPRLSRVNCYASGQALAGKSDAQLERLRQKGLHTLYLGLESGSEEVLRRMSKGGTAQGMIDGCLRAQNAGLTVSVMVLIGLGGQELSALHARQTAEALNAMQPTLLSCLRLVPIAGTALARRIADASFRELTEEQSVRELRDILAGLNLGRTVFRADHSSNILPLSGRLPRDKDRLLDELDELLECKALDPDTPGAMPALL, encoded by the coding sequence ATGACCAAAAACGGACACACCCTGTTCCGGCCGCCCGCAGAAGCGTACAGCGCGCTCATTCGCGTGGCCGACGGATGCCCGCACAATTCCTGCGCCTTTTGCGCCATGTACCGTGGCGTTGCCTACCGCGTTCACGATCAGGCCTCCGTGAACCGGAGCATCGCCCTGGCCGCCGCGCAAGACCCGGGCGCCCGGCGGATTTTTCTGGCCGACGGAGACGTGCTGGCTCTTCCCGCCGCGATGCTGGAAATGATTCTGGACACGGCGCGCGCATCGTTTCCAAGACTTTCGAGGGTCAACTGTTATGCTTCCGGCCAGGCCCTGGCGGGCAAAAGCGACGCGCAGCTGGAGCGCCTGCGCCAAAAGGGCCTGCACACCCTTTATCTTGGCCTTGAGAGCGGTTCCGAAGAGGTCCTGCGACGCATGTCCAAGGGGGGCACGGCCCAAGGAATGATCGACGGCTGTCTGCGCGCTCAAAACGCCGGCCTGACCGTCTCGGTCATGGTCCTCATCGGCCTCGGCGGTCAGGAACTGTCCGCGCTGCATGCCCGGCAGACCGCGGAAGCGCTGAACGCCATGCAGCCCACCCTCCTGTCCTGCCTGCGTTTGGTCCCCATCGCAGGCACCGCCCTTGCCCGGCGCATCGCGGACGCGAGCTTCAGGGAGCTCACGGAAGAGCAGTCCGTGCGGGAACTGCGGGACATCCTTGCGGGCCTGAACCTTGGACGAACCGTTTTCCGAGCCGATCACAGCTCCAATATCCTGCCTCTCTCCGGCCGCCTGCCACGGGACAAAGACAGGCTTCTGGACGAATTGGACGAACTGCTCGAATGCAAAGCGCTGGACCCGGATACCCCCGGAGCGATGCCCGCCCTGCTGTAG